A single window of Symphalangus syndactylus isolate Jambi chromosome 4, NHGRI_mSymSyn1-v2.1_pri, whole genome shotgun sequence DNA harbors:
- the LOC129481278 gene encoding uncharacterized protein, with the protein MKDEVLNLNSQLFYAIWKEVKLECNGTILAHCNLCLLGSRHPSTSASQVAGATGEKTMRSARMTDCHHWGTGKGLNKSMYVFQSLENVSDSLKYIFSKCQIPALSTVQF; encoded by the exons ATGAAAGATGAAGTGTTGAATCTGAATTCACAGCTGTTTTATGCAATCTGGAAAGA ggtcaagctggagtgcaatggcacaatcctggctcattgcaacctctgcctcctgggctcaaggcatccttccacctcagcctcccaagtagctggggctacag gaGAAAAGACAATGAGGTCAGCTAGAATGACGGATTGTCATCACTGGGGCACGGGAAAGGGGTTGAACAAGTCAATGTATGTTTTCCAGAGCCTAGAGAATGTGTCTGATTCTCTGaagtatattttttctaaatgccAG